The Aquila chrysaetos chrysaetos chromosome 6, bAquChr1.4, whole genome shotgun sequence genome window below encodes:
- the LOC115342724 gene encoding Golgi integral membrane protein 4-like isoform X2, which translates to MGTGMCSRRQKGLLQTGFCLVTVACLGSGVFMYNHLQQKVRNAEALAQKYKQQQEALSAQLQVVYEHRSRLERSLQKERGEHKKTKEDFLVYKLEAQEALNKEKQDSMNRYGALSSQHKILKNQHEDVKKQLLDLQLQHNSLKLEHRKTLETHSQKYAQLQQEKDSEVTNLQDTVFKLREESKLLRKAHQEVHSQLLNAQAQMEEFRQLKEALQKMPSFKGGGAGKGQQQFQVPKEQPMVPANSQLQLVRQKVFPVNQENRPVGNPVASQVSGVQKQADGPLLQGQNLYSNDGPRPQANVLFTHPVPPQDANSLPDAMPAWPARREDGHVIRFTRTMNSLPNGNPDLKMVMRIQVKSNEESQAPGLSLSDLKQPSAAEKPQLPENHHSTGSKQVQMQSWKDIVNKVNAQMDEEQVRGYPKSLRFDPKPGQEMQKGSPQPPNQKRGEEHQIAVQEGEKERTDDEELEMDAGVIEREENLHSQKETVAQEPMMPDDAADPAQDPNNQGEDEFEEAELERPDFEEKVGGLEKFKEPSVKEESKEKPLKDAGRPAKPREDPMDDYQEDQEQEIVRHQGGSWR; encoded by the exons ATGGGGACTGGCATGTGTTCGAGGAGGCAGAAGGGGCTTCTGCAGACCGGCTTTTGCCTGGTGACTGTGGCATGTTTGGGCTCGGGAGTTTTCATGTACAACCACTTGCAGCAAAAGGTGCGGAACGCTGAAGCCCTGGCCcagaaatacaaacagcagcaggaagcgCTGTCTGCCCAGCTCCAAG TTGTGTATGAGCACAGATCCCGGCTAGAACGATCCTTGCAGAAGGAGCGAGGGGAACACAAGAAGACGAAGGAAG ATTTTTTAGTGTATAAGTTAGAAGCTCAGGAAGCTCTCAATAAGGAGAAG caagaTTCTATGAACAGATACGGGGCCCTCAGTTCCCAGCACAAGATACTGAAG AACCAACATGAAGATGTCAAGAAGCAGCTGCTtgacctgcagctgcagcacaacAGCTTGAAACTGGAACATCGTAAGACACTGGAGACCCATAGCCAGAAATatgcccagctgcagcaggagaaggacAGTGAAGTCACAAACTTGCAGG ATACAGTCTTTAAACTCAGAGAAGAGAGCAAGCTTCTTCGGAAGGCCCATCAGGAAGTTCACTCTCAGCTCCTTAATGCCCAG GCCCAGATGGAAGAGTTCAGGCAGCTCAAGGAAGCTCTACAGAAGATGCCAAGTTTcaaaggaggaggagctgggaaggggcagcagcagTTTCAGGTGCCGAAGGAGCAGCCCATGGTGCCAGCCAACAGCCAGTTGCAGCTCGTGAGGCAGAAG GTTTTTCCAGTCAATCAGGAGAATCGCCCTGTTGGGAACCCGGTGGCATCACAAGTCTCTGGGGTTCAGAAGCAGGCAGACGGCCCTCTGCTGCAGGGCCAGAACTTGTACAGTAACGATGGCCCGAGGCCACAGGCTAATGTGCTCTTTACCCATCCAGTCCCACCGCAAGATGCCAATTCGCTGCCAGATGCTATGCCAGCCTGGCCAGCAAGACGCGAGGATGGCCATGTGATCCGATTCACCCGGACCATGAACAGTCTACCAAATGGGAACCCA GATCTAAAGATGGTGATGCGCATTCAGGTGAAAAGCAATGAGGAAAGCCAGGCTCCTGGATTGTCACTGTCTGATCTGAAACAAccctctgcagcagaaaaacctCAGCTGCCAGAAAACCACCACTCTACAGGGAGCAAACAGGTGCAAATGCAAAG CTGGAAAGACATAGTTAACAAAGTGAATGCCCAGATGGATGAAGAACAAGTGCGCGGTTACCCAAAGAGCCTTCGTTTTGATCCCAAGCCTGGGCAAGAGATGCAGAAAGGCAGCCCACAGCCACCCAATcagaagagaggggaagagcaTCAGATAGCTGTTCAGGAAGGCGAGAAGGAAAGGACAGATGATGAGGAACTCGAAATGG ATGCAGGAGTGATTGAGAGAGAGGAGAATTTGCATTCTCAGAAAGAGACTGTTGCCCAGGAACCAATG ATGCCAGATGATGCTGCAGATCCTGCCCAGGATCCCAATAACCAAGGTGAGGATGAGTTTGAGGAAGCTGAGCTGGAGCGACCTGACTTTGAAGAGAAGGTGGGAGGTTTGGAGAAGTTCAAGGAGCCCAGCGTAAAAGAAGAGTCGAAGGAGAAGCCACTGAAG gatGCTGGCAGACCTGCCAAGCCCAGGGAAGACCCAATGGATGACTATCAAGAAGATCAGGAGCAAGAAATTGTACGACACCAAg GAGGATCATGGAGGTGA
- the LOC115342724 gene encoding Golgi integral membrane protein 4-like isoform X1, which yields MGTGMCSRRQKGLLQTGFCLVTVACLGSGVFMYNHLQQKVRNAEALAQKYKQQQEALSAQLQVVYEHRSRLERSLQKERGEHKKTKEDFLVYKLEAQEALNKEKQDSMNRYGALSSQHKILKNQHEDVKKQLLDLQLQHNSLKLEHRKTLETHSQKYAQLQQEKDSEVTNLQDTVFKLREESKLLRKAHQEVHSQLLNAQAQMEEFRQLKEALQKMPSFKGGGAGKGQQQFQVPKEQPMVPANSQLQLVRQKVFPVNQENRPVGNPVASQVSGVQKQADGPLLQGQNLYSNDGPRPQANVLFTHPVPPQDANSLPDAMPAWPARREDGHVIRFTRTMNSLPNGNPDLKMVMRIQVKSNEESQAPGLSLSDLKQPSAAEKPQLPENHHSTGSKQVQMQSWKDIVNKVNAQMDEEQVRGYPKSLRFDPKPGQEMQKGSPQPPNQKRGEEHQIAVQEGEKERTDDEELEMDAGVIEREENLHSQKETVAQEPMMPDDAADPAQDPNNQGEDEFEEAELERPDFEEKVGGLEKFKEPSVKEESKEKPLKDAGRPAKPREDPMDDYQEDQEQEIEDHGGEVDDNDDLELVQDQKNHAGIQRADGKRDDYY from the exons ATGGGGACTGGCATGTGTTCGAGGAGGCAGAAGGGGCTTCTGCAGACCGGCTTTTGCCTGGTGACTGTGGCATGTTTGGGCTCGGGAGTTTTCATGTACAACCACTTGCAGCAAAAGGTGCGGAACGCTGAAGCCCTGGCCcagaaatacaaacagcagcaggaagcgCTGTCTGCCCAGCTCCAAG TTGTGTATGAGCACAGATCCCGGCTAGAACGATCCTTGCAGAAGGAGCGAGGGGAACACAAGAAGACGAAGGAAG ATTTTTTAGTGTATAAGTTAGAAGCTCAGGAAGCTCTCAATAAGGAGAAG caagaTTCTATGAACAGATACGGGGCCCTCAGTTCCCAGCACAAGATACTGAAG AACCAACATGAAGATGTCAAGAAGCAGCTGCTtgacctgcagctgcagcacaacAGCTTGAAACTGGAACATCGTAAGACACTGGAGACCCATAGCCAGAAATatgcccagctgcagcaggagaaggacAGTGAAGTCACAAACTTGCAGG ATACAGTCTTTAAACTCAGAGAAGAGAGCAAGCTTCTTCGGAAGGCCCATCAGGAAGTTCACTCTCAGCTCCTTAATGCCCAG GCCCAGATGGAAGAGTTCAGGCAGCTCAAGGAAGCTCTACAGAAGATGCCAAGTTTcaaaggaggaggagctgggaaggggcagcagcagTTTCAGGTGCCGAAGGAGCAGCCCATGGTGCCAGCCAACAGCCAGTTGCAGCTCGTGAGGCAGAAG GTTTTTCCAGTCAATCAGGAGAATCGCCCTGTTGGGAACCCGGTGGCATCACAAGTCTCTGGGGTTCAGAAGCAGGCAGACGGCCCTCTGCTGCAGGGCCAGAACTTGTACAGTAACGATGGCCCGAGGCCACAGGCTAATGTGCTCTTTACCCATCCAGTCCCACCGCAAGATGCCAATTCGCTGCCAGATGCTATGCCAGCCTGGCCAGCAAGACGCGAGGATGGCCATGTGATCCGATTCACCCGGACCATGAACAGTCTACCAAATGGGAACCCA GATCTAAAGATGGTGATGCGCATTCAGGTGAAAAGCAATGAGGAAAGCCAGGCTCCTGGATTGTCACTGTCTGATCTGAAACAAccctctgcagcagaaaaacctCAGCTGCCAGAAAACCACCACTCTACAGGGAGCAAACAGGTGCAAATGCAAAG CTGGAAAGACATAGTTAACAAAGTGAATGCCCAGATGGATGAAGAACAAGTGCGCGGTTACCCAAAGAGCCTTCGTTTTGATCCCAAGCCTGGGCAAGAGATGCAGAAAGGCAGCCCACAGCCACCCAATcagaagagaggggaagagcaTCAGATAGCTGTTCAGGAAGGCGAGAAGGAAAGGACAGATGATGAGGAACTCGAAATGG ATGCAGGAGTGATTGAGAGAGAGGAGAATTTGCATTCTCAGAAAGAGACTGTTGCCCAGGAACCAATG ATGCCAGATGATGCTGCAGATCCTGCCCAGGATCCCAATAACCAAGGTGAGGATGAGTTTGAGGAAGCTGAGCTGGAGCGACCTGACTTTGAAGAGAAGGTGGGAGGTTTGGAGAAGTTCAAGGAGCCCAGCGTAAAAGAAGAGTCGAAGGAGAAGCCACTGAAG gatGCTGGCAGACCTGCCAAGCCCAGGGAAGACCCAATGGATGACTATCAAGAAGATCAGGAGCAAGAAATT GAGGATCATGGAGGTGAGGTGGATGACAATGATGACCTGGAACTTGTCCAAGACCAGAAGAACCATGCAGGCATACAGAGAGCTGATGGCAAGAGGGATGACTACTACTGA